From the Lepus europaeus isolate LE1 chromosome 12, mLepTim1.pri, whole genome shotgun sequence genome, one window contains:
- the NACC2 gene encoding nucleus accumbens-associated protein 2, whose amino-acid sequence MSQMLHIEIPNFGNTVLGCLNEQRLLGLYCDVSIVVKGQAFKAHRAVLAASSLYFRDLFSGNSKSAFELPGTVPPACFQQILSFCYTGKLTMAASEQLVVMYTAGFLQIQHIVERGTDLMFKVSSPHCDSQTAATEDASSEPQSPCTQLQPATAAAAAGPYVVSPSVPIPLLTRVKHEAMELPPAAGPGLAPKRPLEAGPRDGVAVAAGAAPLKLPRVSYYGVPSLATLLPGVQQAPYPQGERTSPGASSLPTTDSPTSYHNEEDEEDDEAYDAMVDEQYGQVYIKATGSYAVPEKPEPVPLESRSCVLIRRDLVALPASLISQIGYRCHPKLYSEGDPGEKLELVAGSGVYITRGQLMNCHLCAGVKHKVLLRRLLATFFDRNTLANSCGTGIRSSTSDPSRKPLDSRVLNAVKLYCQNFAPSFKESEMNVIAADMCTNARRVRKRWLPKIKSMLPEGVEMYRSVMGSAAASVPLDPEFPAAAAQLFEQRAYAERRGDGPSIVALRTDAVNVDLADAGEEVDGAGSVIQEVAAPEPLPAAGQSPPQPFEQAGGSPGRPQTPAAAARRPEGAYAGTL is encoded by the exons ATGTCTCAGATGCTGCACATTGAGATCCCCAACTTCGGCAACACCGTGCTCGGCTGCCTGAACGAGCAGCGCCTGCTGGGCCTCTACTGCGATGTGTCCATCGTGGTCAAGGGCCAGGCCTTCAAGGCCCACCGGGCCGTGCTGGCCGCCAGCAGCCTCTACTTCCGCGACCTGTTCAGCGGCAACAGCAAGAGCGCCTTCGAGCTGCCGGGCACCGTGCCGCCCGCCTGCTTCCAGCAGATCCTGTCCTTCTGCTACACGGGCAAGCTGACCATGGCGGCCAGCGAGCAGCTGGTGGTCATGTACACGGCCGGCTTCCTGCAGATCCAGCACATCGTGGAGCGCGGCACCGACCTCATGTTCAAGGTGAGCTCGCCCCACTGCGACTCCCAGACGGCCGCGACGGAGGACGCCAGCTCCGAGCcccagagcccctgcacccagctgcAGCCGgccactgccgccgccgccgccggcccctaCGTCGTGTCCCCCTCCGTGCCCATCCCGCTGCTGACCCGCGTGAAGCACGAAGCCATGGAGCTGCCGCCGGCCGCCGGCCCGGGCCTGGCCCCCAAGCGACCGCTGGAGGCGGGGCCGCGGGATGGCGTGGCGGTGGCGGCCGGCGCGGCCCCCCTGAAGCTGCCCCGGGTCTCCTACTACGGGGTGCCCAGCCTGGCCACCCTCCTCCCCGGCGTCCAGCAGGCGCCGTACCCCCAGGGGGAGCGGACCAGTCCGGGGGCCAGCAGCCTGCCCACCACCGACAGCCCCACCTCGTACCACaacgaggaggacgaggaggacgaCGAGGCCTACGACGCCATGGTGGACGAGCAGTACGGCCAGGTGTACATCAAGGCCACGGGCAGCTACGCAG TGCCGGAGAAGCCGGAGCCGGTGCCGCTGGAGAGCCGCTCCTGCGTCCTCATCCGCCGTGACCTGGTGGCGCTGCCCGCCAGCCTCATCAGCCAGATCGGGTACCGCTGCCACCCCAAGCTCTACTCGGAGGGCGACCCCGGCGAGAAGCTGGAGCTGGTGGCGG GCTCGGGGGTGTACATCACGCGTGGCCAGCTCATGAACTGCCACCTGTGCGCGGGGGTGAAGCACAAGGTCCTGCTGCGCAGGCTCCTGGCCACCTTCTTCGACAG GAACACGCTGGCCAAcagctgtggcacaggcatccgtTCGTCCACCAGCGACCCCAGCCGCAAGCCGCTGGACAGCCGAGTCCTGAACGCTGTGAAAC TGTACTGTCAGAACTTCGCCCCCAGCTTCAAGGAGAGCGAGATGAACGTGATCGCCGCCGACATGTGCACCAACGCCCGGCGCGTGCGCAAGCGCTGGCTGCCCAAGATCAAGTCGATGCTGCCCGAGGGCGTGGAGATGTACCGCTCCGTCATGGGCTCCGCGGCGGCCAGCGTGCCCCTGGACCCTGAGTTCCCGGCCGCCGCGGCCCAGCTGTTCGAGCAGCGCGCCTACGCCGAGCGCCGGGGCGACGGCCCCAGCATCGTGGCTCTGAGGACCGACGCCGTGAATGTCGACCTGGCCGACGCCGGCGAGGAGGTGGACGGGGCCGGCTCGGTCATCCAGGAGGTGGCCGCGCCGGAGCCGCTGCCGGCCGCCGGCCAGAGCCCCCCGCAGCCCTTCGAGCAGGCCGGCGGCAGCCCCGGCAGGCCGCagacgccggccgcggcggcccggAGGCCCGAGGGCGCCTACGCGGGGACTCTGTAG